GTCAACGTGGTATTGCAAGGTTTGTAGTTAGTTAAGTGCTGAACTCCCTACCATACCTGTCGTGAGTTGTTGGTGCTGAAGTGGTCTTCGATCCTTCTCTTGTACGCTGCCTTGGCCTCTCTGATGCCTCTTTTCAACTCAGATCTGGCTGCACTGTACTGCATACTTTCACCGGATCTAAAAGTGGCGTCACGTTGCTTCAGCAGGACCTGGACCTCTTTAGTCATCCAGGGTTTCTGGTTGGAATACACCCGGAGACGTTTGTCCACAGTGACACTGTTGACACAGAAGTTAATATAGGAGAGCACTGATGTTGTGTGCTCTTCAAGGTCCTGATGTTCGAACACGCTCCAGCTGATGTGATGCACCTTCTGGCCaggttttcacagtttttgtgACTGGGGGGGCTCTTCTCCTAATGGGAGTGTATGCAGGGATCAGCAGCATGGACATGTGGTCTGACAAACCTAGATGTGGTAGAGGGGTTGCTCTGTAGCCTTTTTGGATGTTGCTGTAGGCTTTATCCAATGTGTTTTTCCCCCTCGTTGCACATTTAATATGctgttcaaatctggggaatacTGACCTTAAATCAGCATGGTTGAAGTCCCCAGCTATAATGTGCACTGCGTTTGGATGGGAGTTCTGCTGGTTGCTTATTGTCTTGTGCAGCTCCTCCATGGCcgagttagcattagcatcggGTGGTACATACACGGCCGTTACCATGACAACAGTAAACTCGCGAGGTATGTAGATGGGTCTGCACTTCACAGTCAAATCCACACAATTCACATCCATACACTGTGATCATTATAATTAGGTGCTGAATTATATTATAATGAAGTCAAGGCAAGTGGATCTATTCAGAAGAAGCGATGTTCCAGCAGTGCAGATGACGGGTATTTGGTAAAATGAAACATCCTTGCTTTGCAGCCTTCATTTTGTTAGGAAGTCATTTAAATATGTGACACGGTTGCATTGTCTGGTCATTGTTATGTTACAGCCTGTTGCTTTATTTTATGATCTGAGATGCCATCAGACACAAATAGTGAAGACCAAAAAGTTTAATCACACAGATGATCAACTTAAATTACTAACAAAACCTGTTAATGCTAAGGAAGGATTATTTGTAGACTTTTGCTCAGGCCTGGTTTGTAAATTGGCAGTGTGCCCTAGCTCTTCTTGTAGGTCCAGGAGTCGCTAGTATCTGCTTGATTATAACTCCTCATCAAGCCTCCTCTGTCATCAATCTTCTTTCTTTTACAAGGGTTTTAGGAATTGAGGCTTAAAGGACACAGGAGACGAGGTGGCACCACAGAGAGAAATAAGGAAAACTATGATGTGAAGATACTGCTTTATTAGCGACCACACAATCCCAAAGACCTACATCGCACAAAAAGTGGCTTCCTACATGCCTTTAATTGTGGGAGTCACACTGAACACACTGCAGCATTGTAAATAGCCGCAGCTGCTTGGTTAACAGAAGAAGGACAGCAAAGAGCAGCGCTCTAAGGCTGCTACCGTACACAAGCAGCAGGACTCTGCTTACACTCAGCAAATATGAAAAGATTTCCTGGACAGATAGCTTAGCCTCAGCGGGAATACTGTTTACTGTTAACTAGAGGGATCAAGTCACTGCTAAAGTTTGAGAATTGTTTTATGTAAAACCAGAGCTTGACTTTTTTGTGGTAAGATTGGGGTAACCACGGTTACAGCTGTTACAGGTCCTTCAATGAGAAATATTTCTGACTTTGTTTTGTTAGATCTCTAACTGATCTAATTTATCTTCTCCAACGAAGCTGAAATTTCTGAAGCTGTTTTctaattttgacttttttcgGTTCAGTCGCCCTCTGAAGATAGATGGGAGACCCATAATTAAGAGAAAATTCAATATTTTGTGCTATTAACTCATGCGGATCCCCCTAGGCTGTCCCTGCTACTAATAAAAACTGACATtggaaaaaaaacgaaaaagttAGTTCTACTTCCTgtgaaatggtaaaaatggcctgcatttgtatagtgctttactcagtccctaaggaccccaaagcgctttacactacattcacacattggcaatggcaagctacgttgtagccacagctgacctggggcgcactgacagaggcgaggctgtcggacactggcgccaccgggccctctgaccaccaccagtaggcaaacatggggttagtatcttgcccaaggatatttggcatgcagcctgggatcgaaccaccgaccttctgattagtggctgacctgctctgccacctgagctacagccaatgaaatgatttttttgATCAATTACTCAGCTGTTGATTATGAATATGGCTATTCATATATTTCTGTTGCTCGTACAGCCACCAAATAACTGAGTTCCTTCCCCAACAGGAAGCTTTTTTCTGCTGGTCTTGTTCTTGCGGTCACCACCCACAGTTAGACCCACAATAGGCTGGTATGGATGCACATCACTGCAGAAGGCCCTCCCCTCTCACTTGGTCATGTATTGGTAAAGTCAGTTATTTCAAATTTgaaccataaaaacaaaaccaaaagtttttgtttttgttttttttaatgtttgaatgACATTAAAGTTTTTCTCTCACCAAGCTGTCGATCCATCCaagatatataaaaaacaaacaagagagatgaAAAAAAATTGGCTGATTTATGGCTGATGCATCATACATTATTAATAACCCACAAATATACtagttttagtttaaaaaaagaagtgaagCATGGAGGTTTGCAGAGTATTCCCTTTCCTGGGTTTTTATAGTAATCATGTTCCAGCATCACATGTAAacatggtttttatttttttttaccttagcCCCATTTCTTTCCTAACCCAGTTTATTCTGTGAATGTAAATGTGGAGCGTCTTTGGCTGTTGGTATGTGATGCTGTATCATATCGCAGCGAGCTGTGTCGGGGAGATGTGCTGTGAGGGTTTTTGGATTCAGAGTACAGGCAGCAAATGTTCAGAGGCACCAGGCTGTAGACCAGAACCAGGCCTCAGGACACCTGCTGCTTAAAGAAATAATCTTTATTAACTATTTCTGTGGTATTTATATGAAATACTTTTGTATTACTTCCTGTCAATGGCCACTGAGCCCGGGTGGGTCAAGCATAGGTAacagatagatggatggacTTGTTCCCACTTTATCTCACCCACTGaagtcttaaagaaaaaaaatgactctCTGACATTATCTCCAATTATTCTCTTTACtttgaattaaaaacaagagcaaacaaacaaaatagatCGATACAGTTGACATATTAAAGAAATGTGATTGTTACCGTCAAACATCGAATTCCAAAACTGACACTAgtttataaaacataaaaacgtCTCAAAATCAGAGTTACATCTGGATCCAGGTTTGTCTGCATAAGTTTGTCGATGGTCTTTACATCACTGCAACAGTAACAGAATTACACAGACAGCAGCTACTTTAGTGACTCCAGATTTGAAAAAAGTCAAAACCAGGAGTGCTACCACAATGTGTAACACAACAGGCAAACAATATGGTCAAACCACAGAGTCCTTTACACACCATGGCTGCActtacaaaaaatacaaagacagtTGATTCTGAAAACTTTGGCATTTTAGGAAAATTCTCTTTATATATATcctggcttttatttttgatactTTTGTCCAAAATTCCTAAAACTTTATGAGGATTTTTGCAAAGTGAATGATCACAACATAGTCCAACAGCAGCCTGATCAATCTGACCAAATAAGTACGCAGAGAAAACTTTAATAACTATTATCacaaaattaaatccattttttttatttggcctGATAAAATAAATGACTGTTATATTCCACCTACCCATCAACTCTGTGTATAGAGAGAGATGGACGATACGTGTTGCATgtataaaacaatgaaatacaACAGAATACAAAATTATTCCTTCACATGAAATTAAAATGGAACAAAGAGAAAAGTTACTTAGTCAGTGGCTCTAGCCTTACTACACCTCTGCTTCGTTTCTTGTGCCTAAATCATCAACCAAACCTGCTAAACATAACCTAGTTAGAGATACTGTAGGAGGGACATAATTTTGTAAAATACTACCAAGTCTTTCCAaattaaaattacattaaacCTTGTTAAAACAGGTTttcaccaaaacaaaagaaaagaaaagaaaatattgaaATTATTACCCaacctttcttttttaaaccatAATTAACATCTGAGTACCTACAGTTGATTTTGCACTCTAACCTtagcaaataaaaagaaaacataatttcACAATGATTGGGATAGAATCCACAAAACAATTTAAATTAAGACCTGGGTTTAAAACAAACTGAATTTAGTCAGGAATTCATTGTTTCTGTATTATTGTTGGCTTAATTAGCCACTTAGCTATTCTCTCCCACGGGGCCCAAAACTGACAGTTCCAGAGCTCATACTTCTCTTATTTCATTACTGTTGTTTACAAGCAGCCTCGCTACTCTGATCCTAAATCTTTTATCGGTTCTCTTACATCTGCTGTTGGAAAAACAGGTGAGGCAAACAGTAACTAACCCGGCTACATCCTTTAGTAGAAAAATCATTTCCCTCTTTCAAACAGCAGACCTGACAGTCACTCTGTGTGATATGTAGAGCAACAGCTATCACAtctttaacctttttttctttctctgagctcCCTTTAACTTTCTTGGTGGATGTGAAGAATTCTACATCAGTATGATATTGCCAGTTCTTCAGAATGGAATGACTTAGAGAAGAAAATTTAAATGAACCAACCAACAAACAAAACGTATTAGCTTGTAAAATTACAAGCCAATACCATTTTGTAACTTTCTATTACAGTCCACTTACAAAAGCCAAGCTAATATTTGGAGGAACTATTAATATTAAACTTTAATAAGTTCAGATACATTCAGCTTTTACTCCCACCTCTGCTTCGGGTTGCCTTTGCTTTCCAGCACTCTTGTTAACCCTGTTCTGCAGCATCTCCTGTTATTTGATTGGTCTCAACAATTTGTCTACAAGGAAAAAAGTTGTTGCTTATGAATGCTGATAACATCAATGTCTCATACAGGTCCCACAACGCTGAGCATGTTTAGCCTAATAACAAATTTATTGTTTCACTGTGGCTTTGTACCACAGAAAAACATCATCCAACaccatatttcattttattacaaCGAAGTGAATTGTACATCTGTGCAGGGGCTTCTAAAAAAATTCAATATCCTCTGTCTTTATAGAGATTTAGTAatctttaaaattaaatttcaaCCACTGAGTATAATGATGCTGTTTTCATATGAGCAGGTATTGATGGTTTTCTAACACTTTAAAAATCACTGGCTGTTTAGTCACAATGCAGAGCAGAACCAGAGAAGCTGTCTGATGCAGAAGATCTGCTCCACAAAGGGGTTAAAATAATGCTTTTCATATGAGGCATAGATAGGTGTCCACAAAACACCTGACATGTTAAACTGCAACTGATTCattactttgatgatgacttCTCAACTCCAAGGACTTAATTTTTGTTAAACAGCTCTTTTTTCAACATCCTCTCAGTGTATAAAACCACTGAAACAGCAATGTGTTAAAAAAGGTGCATTCTTTTTGCTCTCATTATTCATTGAATCTTTGCCATGACGATGCCATCTGTTTCATCTAGTCTAATTTAAATTGTTGAGTAGGTGTGTGTTTTAACTGCATAACATATGCAACACCATTTATttagtcaatggagcttgcaaagaaaagcgtctggacttctttaagttgcttgaagacgtttcacttcacatccgagaagcttcttcagttctaaggtcaaatggtggagagtcccagatttaaacctagtgggagtatcccccgcagagggacaaaaggaccccctgatgatcctctaatcgcctgagccaaggtgtgaaactgggtgtgggtcctaATCAgtcagggtttcgggtgagctcatagtgaaacctggccccaccttatcatgcgaattccatttatttactttccttTTGTCCTTTCCTTACACCTGGTTAGTGACTTTTGGTGGGATATTGGGTGCAGTATTAAAAGACAGTGACTTACTTAAAGGTACCCTGCAAAGATTTTGGCTCATGGTAAAGTAATACATAACTATGTAATACGACACTGATGGTCGTGCTATCAGTGGGAGTTCCCATATTCTAGGTTTTTAACCAGTAGGTGAAATTATTTAGCTCTCACAGTGACTGCTGCTGAGGCTCATTGGGACCTGCACTAACTGAAAAGTTGGGTTCTGCTAATACTGTGTCATTCTGGCCTCTTTGAAACAAGCTCATAAACAGAGTGGGTTTGGTAAGAACTGCTGAACATAActggtgtttgttttaaacacaaCTCCACAGGGCACCTTAAACTGATTCCTTACTCCTTACATAGTGATGCTTGGTCAGAAACTTCTTCTACTCTAATTCTAATAGTGGGTGCACCATCTTATCTTCATTTTCAGTTGGATTTAAATGGACTAAACACCACAGGATTACTTTTACCTTCAGGCTCATTATTGCCTGATCCATACATTGATGGACTCCGGGTAAACCGTACCAGGTGGCACTTTGCAAAAGCAACATTAAAGGGATATCCAGGGTGTCAAAATCGGAATCCATGTGGTCCAGACCAAACATCACTATGTGATGAGTTAAGGGTGAGACAAGGTTGGTGTGTGCATTCATAGTGCAGACAGTGATTTTTTACAATTTTAGACCAAGCCCATGCAAGTGTCAGGCACTGAGACTGAGTCTGAAACGCCGCTCCAAATATTTCCTGGCAATAAATCCATGGTGCAAGCTCACCTTCATGCACTGTTCCAGCTACTTTCCTCCTTTCACATCCTTCTCCTCATATTagcaaaaacagtaaaaaacaaaacacactagaTAGTAtataagcattttttttttttggaaatgtCATCATAAAAATGCCAGTGTGCACGGATAGTTTGGCTTGAACATAATATAAACTATGACCTTTACAGTGGATACAACTGCACTTAAATACACTTTTTCCTGCCAATCAAATGTCTCCTACTCTGCTGTACTCATCCTGCACCATGTCAGCTTCAGTAATCATCCTCTCATTTGCATATAAAATCTATTTAACCTCAACAGTCATATACATTTATTCACAAATGTgcacaaaatacaaatatagaTTCATTTATGGATTCTCTCTAATTACTGAATGTCTGCCTCAGACATGTTCttccttttgttgttttcaacataaaatacagaagcagcagaagtttttttttcatccccTTTTGACAGCTTCATCTGACCTCTGCAAGTGTCTGGAGTTCTGGTGTATTTAGGCTCGTCCTGGTTCTTCCTCCTCCCAACACTATCATCTGATAAGGTGGCAGGAAATCCAGTCTAATCCCCACTGATCCACCCAAAGGTATGATAGAAGGTAGACACCACATGACTGATGCCAGGGAGCTGGCAAAATGAAGGGGCAGCTGAGGTTAGAGCAGCTGAGCATCCATGGAAAATGTAGTTATGTGAACAATGTCTGACTTTTTCACCCTTGTTGTCCAAAGTGTTGTAACAAAATAGAACTGTTTTGTTGGGATGTGCCCAACTGTGTTTCACATCATCCACACGGACGGTACCGTCTTTTCATCTCTCTGATTTGGCTCTCAGACTGGAAGATAACGTTCAAAGATTGTTTggtgaaaaaaaattaattgatATGTTTGTCAAGAGTAATTTTGTCTTTTGCGGCAGTGTACAAAAGATTCTGAAAGAGCAGCGAGCCTGAAGATGGGGATGATGATCTGTGATGCACATGCTTGTTTACAACATTTTTGAGGAGCAATCACagaccttgttcacctgatctgttgatgaagctgtgtgaaTCTGAGGAAACTGTTGTGGAAATGTTGAGCATTTAAAGGCTTCTTCTGCTTTTTCAGTGACCTCTGTATTTCTGAACCCCTGACTTTGAGGCACATTGTCTTTGGCACTTAAAATCTCAGACCCTACACTGTAACCACAGAGGGGGGAAACTGAAATTGCTTGCACTGGATTGGCCTTTAACCAGgattttgtttcagtttcttaCACACAGCTCTCGTCTTTGTCTCCCTGGCTTTTGTTCTGCCTGGATTTTTTCATCTCCTGCCCAGGAGAAGAGAACTCTTTTGCTCCACTGCTACAATGCGCCACTCCATTTCCTAACTTCCCGATGTCTCCCAAAGGTAGCTGGGTGGAGCTGTAAGCCAGTGGGGGGATGGTGTTCACCAGTATAAGCTGAAGAGGTTTCTTCTCTGGCTGGTACTGGCAGCGAACGTATCGCAGAAACGCGGCGCGGTACGTCTTATTGAATAACGTGTAGACCAGTGGGTTGACTGCAGAGGACAAGTAGCCTACCCAGacgaaaacattcagcagacctCCCATGACTCCCGGGTCACAAACGTCAGGTtcacacaccaccaccagcacATTGGTGATGAAAAACGGGCACCACATaaccacaaagagaaaaaacaccaCCCCAAGGACCTTTGAAGCCTTCTGCTCGTTGCTGATCGACTGCATGGTGCGGCGCCCAAAGAGAGAGCCAGATATGCTCCCGCGGGCACCACCCAGCCCGCCGGTGCTCCCTCTGCCTGTGGCGTCACGGCTTATCGATCGCCTGAGGAGTTTCTCGGAGGACAAAGATGTTTGTGGAAAGAAGCTCAAAGTGAAGGTAGTGCTCCATTTGGGCCGTGGGACCAGCTGGTCCAAGCAGAGGGTGGCTTCGTTCTGCAGGGCGTTGATGGTCAGGAAATAGGTGACGACCATGATGGTGAGGGGGATAAAGAAGGCCACGAAGGAGCCGACCAGCACGAAATTGTTATCTGTCAGCAGACAGCTGCCATCTTTGAAGACCTTGGAGTGGTCTCTGAGACCCAGCACAGGAATCGGCATTGAGATCCCTACAGAGAAAGACAACAGCAGAGACATGAGGAGAATATTACAATTAGATAACAACCTCTATGATTCATGTAGATattagtgtttgtgtctgtaccAGAGGAGATTAGGGTCGGCTGGTGAGAGGAAACCTGGCTTTGTGCAGCAGTGGATGGATTTTCACATGAGTTTAAGTTTTATAGTCATAAATCAAAACTATTATCGGAGCACACTGATTTGCAGGCTTTATCtgtgtaaacaagcaaaacttTTTTGGCATAGAGACGCTGAAAAAAGTTCACGTCCCACAGCCCACGGTTTCTATCACTcattaacaataaaacaaagatcCAAGTtacttaacctcctaagacccgaactctttcatggcatgcattttaattttttctttgctatttgggttgattgggacctgatgaatgtaaaaacaaagaattaccagattttttgtttgattacctaatttttatttctgagacaaatgagatccacatatgaggacattggTTTTAAAtcttgatagaacagtggcagtataatgtcctggtaagtggatatcaggcccttgtagagaaaAATTAAGTATTTTCATCCAGACAtccaaaaatgtgatgtccacatatgtggacgccaggtcctaggaggttaaagctcagcttttttttccttaagaAAATGACATCCAACTTCACGTCATAGAACTACACCTGTGGTGGCTCCTTGTCTCACTCCAGGACCCTGCCCCACAGTTTGAAACCactgatttagcagaagtactgtATACACACAAACAGTGTGTACATATATTTCACATATATTAAATCAAAGGTTTATGTAGTCAAATAATTGTTTGTTAAGTAAAATATAGACTGAATGTATACCAATCAAACACACTTATTTGACCAGATTCCATTAACTTTAACATTTCACGTTGCAATTATGTAACAAAATTACATGgattacatttaaatgtaatcaaattactTTAAGTCAGATCTTTGAGCTTAAATATTTCTTTTGAGTGGAGCTCACCAGTCTGCTCTATTTCACCGCACGGACACAACAGTTGGACCATATCTGTTCCCAAATAAAGGCGTCAAATTTTCCATTAAGTTTGCAGCTAAAAcaattttttccatttttctgtcTGTCACAGTGTGGGAGGAAAGTGCAGGTTTGCCTCCACCTTACTCCTGTGGGCTGAATCTGAGGTTTGACAGTGTTTCCTTCTCCCTCTGTGGCTGACAGTAGCAGTTCACCTTGCATACTTGCCCATTTTATTACCCGATATACATCGGCTTTAAAACGTTTAACGGTGAACTTCCTTTATTGTTTTGGgttatttgttctttttaattGTCTGCAGGGGCTTTGGCAGTCACACGTTGTGATAAATGTAATAAGAAAATGTCTAAAAAAGGTTTTGGATGATACTAGCAGGAACTGGGTAGAAGG
This window of the Maylandia zebra isolate NMK-2024a linkage group LG16, Mzebra_GT3a, whole genome shotgun sequence genome carries:
- the htr2aa gene encoding 5-hydroxytryptamine receptor 2A encodes the protein MNLHGGNVSELISNTVTAVSTLGSNPWPPREEGGLQSSNATNLGCQRNNVVHNGNDAQLGNWSHHNVVGVYGSQCPPLEQLMQKNWAALLILVVIAVTVMGNILVILAVSLEKKLQNATNYFLMSLAVADMLLGILVMPVSMVTILYDYGWPLPSDLCPIWIYLDVLFSTASIMHLCAISLDRYIAIRNPIHHSRFNSHTKARIKIMAVWTISVGISMPIPVLGLRDHSKVFKDGSCLLTDNNFVLVGSFVAFFIPLTIMVVTYFLTINALQNEATLCLDQLVPRPKWSTTFTLSFFPQTSLSSEKLLRRSISRDATGRGSTGGLGGARGSISGSLFGRRTMQSISNEQKASKVLGVVFFLFVVMWCPFFITNVLVVVCEPDVCDPGVMGGLLNVFVWVGYLSSAVNPLVYTLFNKTYRAAFLRYVRCQYQPEKKPLQLILVNTIPPLAYSSTQLPLGDIGKLGNGVAHCSSGAKEFSSPGQEMKKSRQNKSQGDKDESCV